A DNA window from Mytilus edulis chromosome 14, xbMytEdul2.2, whole genome shotgun sequence contains the following coding sequences:
- the LOC139502463 gene encoding nicotinamide N-methyltransferase-like — MSTLTSTDYSNDFDVNWYINSYYSAVSGCHEEGDFLTFVLMALHDIFKAGNVHGKTLLDIGTGPTIHTVISACPYVQNIILSDYSQVNRDALGDWKEDKLQTGSALCQFVLDIEGGKIHKTVPERFEEIRQKIREILPVDVNKWPPIQLGNDCPDIIVSSLCFEAACLEVQDYKKIVQNVGRLMTPGCHLVVIGVLDQTFYRVGNFRFSCLKISESDLKAVYATNGFDIKSWKEYIPPPRNAEEAEFSDFQKAFVMHAVKVK; from the exons ATGTCGACTTTGACAAGTACCGATTATTCTAATGATTTCGACGTTAATTGGTATATTAACTCGTACTATTCTGCAGTTTCTGGGTGCCATGAAGAAGGAGATTTCCTGACCTTTGTATTAATGGCACTGCATGATATCTTTAAAGCAG GCAATGTCCATGGAAAAACTTTGTTAGATATTGGTACTGGTCCAACAATTCACACCGTCATAAGTGCATGTCCATACGTACAAAATATAATACTATCGGATTATTCACAAGTTAATAGAGACGCCTTGGGAGATTGGAAAGAAGACAAATTACAGACCGGAAGTGCATTATGTCAATTTGTGCTAGACATTGAAGGTGGAAAGATTCA CAAGACAGTCCCTGAACGATTTGAAGAGATTCGACAGAAAATCAGAGAGATACTTCCGGTTGATGTGAACAAATGGCCTCCAATACAGCTTGGAAACGATTGCCCTGATATAATTGTCTCAAGTCTTTGTTTTGAAGCAGCATGCCTAGAGGTTCAAGACTACAAGAAAATAGTTCAGAATGTTGGTCGTCTTATGACCCCAGGCTGCCATCTAGTTGTAATCGGAGTATTAGACCAGACATTTTACAGAGTTGGTAATTTcagattttcttgtttgaaaataTCCGAGTCTGATTTAAAAGCAGTGTATGCAACAAATGGATTTGACATAAAATCTTGGAAAGAATATATTCCTCCGCCAAGGAATGCAGAGGAAGCCGAATTTTCGGATTTCCAGAAAGCGTTTGTAATGCATGCGGTCAAAGTAAAATAA
- the LOC139503139 gene encoding guanylate kinase-like, with protein MFNVLYRRSVSSCFNRFVRVSLRVCHYSTFDMTSFRPIVISGPSGGGKSTLLTRLFKEFPDCFAFSVSHTTRNPRAGEQDGKDYFFVTRPDFEALMAENGFLEHAEFSGNRYGTSKKAVEDIQKTGRICILDVEVNGVKNIKKTDFNARYVFVKPPSIDVLVERLKSRGTETEESLQKRINSATESLEYAEQKGSYDHIVINDDLDKAYDNFRGLLIEDITALQQARLKTVNL; from the exons ATGTTCAACGTGTTATATAGAAGAAGTGTGTCGTCTTGTTTTAATCGTTTTGTTCGAG tgTCCCTTCGTGTTTGCCATTACTCCACCTTTGACATGACATCTTTCCGACCTATTGTAATCAGCGGACCGTCTGGAGGTGGTAAAAGTACACTGTTAACACGCCTCTTCAAAGAATTCCCAGACTGCTTTGCATTTAGTGTTTCGC ATACAACTAGAAATCCACGAGCGGGTGAACAAGATGGAAAAG ATTATTTCTTTGTTACAAGACCAGACTTTGAGGCACTAATGGCAGAGAATGGTTTTTTAGAACATGCAGAATTCTCAGGGAATAGATATGGAACAAG TAAAAAAGCAGTAGAAGATATACAAAAGACTGGTAGAATATGTATATTGGACGTAGAAGTTAATGgtgtgaaaaatataaaaaagacagaTTTCAATGCTAGATATGTGTTCGTCAAACCACCTAGTATAGATGTTTTG GTTGAAAGATTAAAATCACGAGGAACAGAAACAGAAGAAAGTTTACAGAAAAGAATAAATTCAGCAACAGAGTCTCTGGAATATG ctGAACAGAAAGGCAGCTATGACCACATTGTAATAAATGATGATTTAGACAAGGCTTATGATAATTTCAGGGGATTACTTATAGAG gatATTACAGCACTGCAACAAGCCAGATTAAAAACAGTGAATTTATAA